Part of the Nitrospirota bacterium genome, GCTCTTCATCTTCCGGGGTTGGAGAATCAGTAAAGAACGAGACGTATCGTTCTGAACTGCCCCGTCGTTCAATAAAGCCATGGAGGTAACAGATGTCCCTCATTGGGTCAGTTTCAATATCGAAGAACAATTCAGTTTCAGCATTCGGCAAAGTGAACTCTTTCTTGATATATGATCTACCGTCAGGTTGGATTAACAGCTTTGCCCGCGCCTGGAACTTCAGCAGGGAATCCGGTCCGATTCCCGGGAATAGAGTTTTTTTACCTTTGATAAGTCCGGAAATATCTGCGTTAGCCAGATCAGAAACCGTCCTGATGCTTGCAATCATAACATCCCTTTTTCCCCTCCCCAGTTCCGGAATCAGCGTCAAATCCTCGGATTCTTTCACTTCCTTCTTGCAAAGCGTTCTCCAACAGCATAACTTGCAGTTGGCTGCTAAAGCCGGGAGAGTCTTTATTGATTTCAGGCTTATGGCCCTTGCTTCCCCCATACAGGTTTCATAAAGGTCCCATAAGCTCTCCCTGTTTCTGACTCCCTGAGGATCGTTAAGATCATATGCAACCTCTTCACCGTGAATGTCCCATACAAAAGGACACCGTCCTCCTGAACCCCCAAGCCTCTCCAGGATATCTGTATATAATGCCAATTGTACTGCATAATGCTTCTTCGGTTTTCCCTCAGACTCTTCGCTTGCCCCCTCTTCACCAGCGCCGCTCTTTATGTCACCCGCTATGTAAAATTTGCCGTGGCGTCTTAAAATATCCGGCTCACCGACCAAATCACCAGCAGTTATTCGCCCGCTGTAAATCAAGTTATCACCCCGCTCCATCGCCTCCCGGGTCATGCGTTCTTTTTCTTCTCCTTTGAATTTGCTGAGGTCAGTAAAGGCTGTTTCCAGTCCTTCGATTACTTCTT contains:
- a CDS encoding TM0106 family RecB-like putative nuclease; this translates as MNKITASMLYNLVQCPHRVTLDLFGNYKDRDPVSPFVQLLWDKGSAFEKEVIEGLETAFTDLSKFKGEEKERMTREAMERGDNLIYSGRITAGDLVGEPDILRRHGKFYIAGDIKSGAGEEGASEESEGKPKKHYAVQLALYTDILERLGGSGGRCPFVWDIHGEEVAYDLNDPQGVRNRESLWDLYETCMGEARAISLKSIKTLPALAANCKLCCWRTLCKKEVKESEDLTLIPELGRGKRDVMIASIRTVSDLANADISGLIKGKKTLFPGIGPDSLLKFQARAKLLIQPDGRSYIKKEFTLPNAETELFFDIETDPMRDICYLHGFIERRGSSERYVSFFTDSPTPEDEEQAFAQAWEYIQSSRPCAIYYYSPYERTVWRKLRERYPHVMTEEQLHELFSPETAVDLYNHVIKPCTEWPTNDHSIKTLAYYLGFKWRDPDPSGAASIEWYHRWIESGDQAIHQRILEYNEDDCIATRVLLEGIRSLSQKSH